The following are from one region of the Ptychodera flava strain L36383 chromosome 15, AS_Pfla_20210202, whole genome shotgun sequence genome:
- the LOC139151148 gene encoding bone morphogenetic protein 1-like, producing MLIGVFSLFSLALLSLAKERPQKNSGDPCDDDNVVIEGDIAMSADEYILRKFTKHVPRGKRAVTSISERKWPNATVPYKINKQLDNYQLSVINQAIAHWEEHTCIRFVSRTTEEDYVEFARGKCGCCSFVGRRGNGRQQVSVSGFCTEFGVIVHEIGHVIGFWHEHSRPDRDKFVQIHDENIQNDRLDHFVKKSQLEINSFGQAYDYQSIMHYPTRTFTKNGKDTIEPLMHGVKIGQRQGLSQGDVIQARELYQCPKPECNQNLTSSTGGIKSPYFPYNYPKNHECIWIIHAPPDHRIVLKFLKFDVEYKERCSFDYVEIRFGTNSSAPLNDIYCGEETPELVVSLDGAMWIKFHSDKSIVRQGFQASYVIEPIESSGAMYPLSGGGDPALVNAEEAKTTEPSEIFSQEQEKPYSTQAPCEQICLFFHFCRCKSRIIAVLSGAETLAPRYNDESGPEYSGIGTSTPWSHSDGEGPPS from the exons ATGTTGATCGGcgttttctcactgttttcctTAGCGCTGTTGTCTCTTGCGAAAGAGAGGCCCCAGAAGAACTCCGGCGATCCATGTGACGATG ATAATGTTGTAATAGAAGGTGACATTGCCATGTCTGCCGACGAATACATtctcagaaaatttaccaagcATGTGCCCAGGGGCAAGCGGGCTGTGACAAGTATATCGGAACGGAAGTGGCCTAATGCTACAGTTCCTTATAAGATAAACAAACAGTTGGACA ATTACCAATTGAGTGTGATCAATCAAGCTATAGCACACTGGGAAGAACACACATGTATAAGGTTTGTCTCAAGAACCACAGAGGAAGACTATGTTGAATTTGCAAGAGGAAAATGTGG GTGTTGCTCATTTGTCGGTCGCCGTGGTAATGGAAGACAACAAGTGTCTGTCAGTGGATTCTGTACTGAGTTTGGGGTCATAGTTCATGAAATTGGTCATGTGATTGGGTTCTGGCATGAACATAGCAG ACCGGACAGAGATAAGTTTGTCCAGATCCATGATGAGAATATTCAGAATGACAGACTTGACCATTTTGTGAAGAAATCACAGTTGGAGATTAATTCCTTTGGTCAGGCCTACGACTACCAGTCCATCATGCACTACCCTACCAGGACATTTACAAAGAATGGAAAg GATACCATTGAGCCGCTGATGCACGGTGTTAAAATCGGACAGCGACAGGGACTCAGTCAGGGTGATGTCATCCAAGCTAGAGAGCTCTACCAGTGTCCAA AACCTGAGTGCAACCAGAACTTAACAAGTAGCACCGGTGGTATCAAGTCTCCGTATTTCCCGTACAACTATCCCAAAAACCACGAGTGCATCTGGATCATCCATGCTCCCCCAGACCACAGGATAGTGCTGAAATTTCTCAAGTTTGATGTCGAGTACAAAGAGAGGTGTTCATTCGACTATGTGGAAATTCGATTCGGAACAAACTCTTCTGCACCGCTGAACGACATTTACTGTGGCGAAGAGACGCCCGAACTAGTAGTGTCATTGGACGGTGCCATGTGGATCAAATTTCACAGCGATAAAAGTATTGTACGTCAGGGATTCCAAGCATCTTATGTAATAG AACCAATTGAATCTTCTGGAGCCATGTATCCACTGAGTGGCGGTGGAGATCCAGCATTGGTGAACGCTGAAGAAGCTAAGACGACAGAACCGAGCGAAATATTCTCCCAGGAACAAGAGAAACCATACTCCACACAGGCTCCATGCGaacaaatttgtttgtttttccattTCTGTCGATGCAAAAGCAGGATTATAGCTGTCCTTTCTGGGGCCGAAACTTTGGCCCCGAGATATAACGACGAGTCTGGCCCGGAATACAGTGGAATTGGCACGTCTACACCGTGGAGTCACTCCGATGGAGAGGGTCCACCTTCATAG
- the LOC139151149 gene encoding glutamate-rich WD repeat-containing protein 1-like, with the protein MAKVVGEDDSGDEMEVIEAGESDGEEEGMDDDKVETKAYLPGEQIEEDEELVRDESAYYMYHQAQTGAPCLSFDVLRDKLGNDRTQYPHTCYIVAGTQAEKAHLNNVIVVKMSNLHKTCKEDKMDEDDEEESDSSDEEDEDEKPELETAMIRHDGAVNRIRATVVNDRHIAATWSEKGSVHIWNLKDHFDALEDSELLAKLTKQDKTKPLFTFSGHQIEGFAMDWSPTVIGKLATGDCKKNIHLWNPAEGGSWHVDQRPYTAHTESVEDIQWSPNETSVFASCSVDKTIRIWDCRAAPHKACMLTTTAHDSDVNVISWNGNEPFIVSGGDDGMIKVWDLRQFKKGQAVAKFKHHTAPITSVEWNYKDSTVFAASGADNQITLWDLALEKDDEANKSDQGQTSKVDVPPQLLFIHQGQTDIKEVHWHAQIPGLILSTAQDGFNIFRTISV; encoded by the exons ATGGCGAAGGTTGTTGGTGAAGACGACTCCGGTGATGAAATGGAGGTGATTGAAGCGGGTGAAAGCGACGGAGAAGAAGAAGGTATGGACGATGATAAGGTAGAAACTAAGGCGTACCTTCCTGGTGAACAGATAGAAGAGGACGAGGAATTAGTGCGGGACGAATCGGCCTATTACATGTACCATCAGGCACAAACAG GAGCACCATGCCTTAGCTTTGACGTTTTGAGGGACAAGCTCGGCAATGACCGCACACAGTATCCCCATACATGCTACATAGTCGCTGGAACTCAGGCTGAGAAAGCTCATCTGAACAATGTCATAGTGGTGAAGATGAGCAACTTGCACAAGACGTGTAAGGAGGACAAGATGGATGAAGACGATGAAGAAGAAAGTGATAGTTCTGATGAGGAGGATGAGGATGAAAAACCAGAGTTAGAAACTGCCATGATCAGACATGATGGAGCTGTCAATAGGATACGG GCCACAGTGGTTAATGACCGACACATCGCAGCAACGTGGTCAGAAAAGGGCAGCGTGCACATCTGGAACCTGAAAGATCACTTTGACGCTCTTGAGGACAGTGAGCTCCTGGCAAAACTAACCaaacaagacaaaacaaaaccactCTTTACATTCAGTGGCCATCAAATTGAGGGCTTTGCAATGGACTGGTCACCCACTGTCATAG GCAAGTTAGCCACTGGTGACTGTAAAAAGAATATCCATCTGTGGAATCCTGCAGAAGGAGGTAGCTGGCATGTTGATCAGAGACCGTACACAGCACATACGGAATCTGTTGAAGACATACAGTGGTCACCGAATGAAACCTCA GTGTTTGCATCGTGTTCGGTGGACAAGACTATCCGCATATGGGACTGTAGAGCAGCCCCACACAAAGCTTGCATGTTGACAACTACGGCTCAtgacagtgatgtcaatgtgaTCAGCTGGAACGGGAATGAACCATTCATTGTGTCAGGCGGGGATGATGGAATGATTAAAGTGTGGGATCTCAGGCAATTCAAG AAGGGCCAAGCAGTGGCCAAGTTCAAACACCACACGGCGCCAATCACATCCGTGGAATGGAACTACAAAGACAGCACCGTGTTCGCCGCGTCAGGAGCAGACAACCAAATCACCCTCTGGGACTTGGCACTTGAAAAAGACGACGAAGCCAACAAGTCAGACCAGGGACAGACATCAAAGGTGGACGTTCCACCTCAGCTGTTATTCATCCACCAGGGACAGACTGACATCAAGGAAGTGCATTGGCACGCACAGATTCCGGGACTCATTCTCAGCACGGCTCAGGATGGATTCAACATCTTCAGAACTATCAGTGTCTGA